ATGTGCTTGCAACGAATGTAATTTCATGCGGCTGAATACGATGGAAAAGTTGTATAACTGTTTGAAATTTGAAATGCCGGAGATATTTGTCGACGAGGAAGTACAGAAGAAGGCTATTAAACCGATTCGTAAGATGTTGGAAATATCTGAAAAGTTAGGTTTATAAAAATAAAAGAGGCTGCGATTACAGCCTCTTTTATTTTATTTCACTACCATGATTTTGGTTACAACACTTTCTTTGGCTTCCGGGGTAGCAGATAATACCAGATAGATTCCGGTTGCTACACGTCCTCCGCCTCTCTTGCGGCAATCCCAGGTGAATGTCCCGCCGGCGGATTTTCCCTGATAAACGATATTGCCTTTCATATCCGTTATTTTGACATTTGAATCGGCCATAAGTCCGACGATGGTTACACGATCGTTGTGTTCGGGACGGACGGGATTAGGATAGGCGTATATGTCCGAATAGTCTTCACTTCCTTCGGTAGCATCTCCCATATAAGATACCAGTCCTTTCTCCGTACCTATGAATACTTCTCCGGTGATCTGGTTAATCGCTAATGAATTAATCTGATTAGACGGAAGAGGGGAGTTGGCTGTTGTAAAGTTTGCTATTGTTTCCATACCATCCTCACTGACCAGGAATACACCGGAATTGTTTGTCGCAATCCATTTGCGGTTACCACCATCGACAGCGATAGCATTGATTTGCTCTCCGTCCAACAGATAGTATGGTTCTCCGTCTTCGTTTGTCCGGATGATACGGGTACATCTTAGGTTATTAATATCCCGATAGTTTGTACAGATGATAGGTCCTCTGTTTGTGCCGATCCATACTTGTCCGTTTTTGTCCTCAGTTACACAGAAATAACCGCTAACATCTATATTGCCGTTTGAATCGACAAATATATCATAGTAACGATATTCGTCATCACTAGTATCATCAATGGTGCCTTTGTCATCGAAAACTAAAATGCCTCGTATCGAACCGTAAGGACTATTGATCCATTTGTATCCGTTTGATGTAATGGTTACCTTATCGACCATAGATACGTTTTTATAATTATCGAATTGGAAACTTTTCCAGCTTCCATCTGCTTTTAGTACTTTTAGTACGGATTCAACTTCACAATTGGTCATCCATAAATTTCCTTCTTTATCAAAAGTTACATCGCCTACACGTACATAATCATAGGGATTAATATCTTTTTTTACATAATCCAGTAAACTATTTGTATGGTTATATAATTGTATAGGTTCTTTATTTTTCAGTTCGACTATACCTTCTCCGTAAGATGAAATAAAATAACGATCAGGATCTTTAGGGTCGATAGCAATTCCTGTATAATCCCAGAAATACCTGAATTGATTTTCTTTATTTGCATTTTTGTTTTGGTTTATAGTATTTTCATCGAAGTTGAACCATTTATTGTCTTCATATTCCATAAATGTGCCGGGTCTATTCCAACGATCTGCCCAACGTCCTCCTCCAATAACAAGTAATTTATTATTATAGGTCGTCATATAATAGTTGAAATTCCGTTTGGGATATTCAGTATCGTTATTGGTATTTTCTAAAGTTATTTCGTATTTATTATTTTTCTTCTGTATGCCTTTTATTCCGTTTATACCTGCAGCTATCCAATAAGCATTGGGATCTTTTAGTGAAGAAACATTATTAATGATTCCTACGTTAACAACGTCTTTATCAGTTAGAGATGAGTAAATATATAATTCAGAATCAGTATAAGACATTAACTTATTGTTCTGAAGAACCATACTCTTTAATTTATTGTTTTTCAATAAATTTCTTATTGTTCCGTCTGTACTTTGATAATAAATACCTTTTTCATTATTGTCGACAAACAGGCAAAGATTCTGCTGGAAAAAACATATTTGAGTGATATTATCCGTATCAAATTCAGATGAAGATAACGGATAAGTTTCCCATTCGTTATAATCTAGTAAATTACTATCCAATGAAGCATATAGTAAACCGGTAGAAGTTGCAGCATAAATATATTCGTTATCCATGGTAACGGAATATACTTTTTTATTTAGTTTGTAGGTGTCTTTAATTTCTTTTTTATCCATATTCAGAACGATAATGCCAAAGTCGGTAGATAAATAGGCAAACTCTTTATATAGATAAATATTATTAATAGTCTTATTCGTTATATTGGAATTGTCTAGCAGATAAGACAAATTATAAATACCATTTTCTCCTAATAAGTCAATATTTCCGTTACTATAAGTGATAAGTAATGTATTGACTTCCGGATTAAAGCTTATATAGCTTATATCACTGTCACTTAATCCGGTTTGCCTGGAATAATGAGTGATACTTTTATCTTCTTTATTATAACTGTAAAGAGAACCGTCGGCTACGGCATACACATGATTATTAGCTTCGGCTATCTGGCTTGTCGTATAATAAGCCAGATAACTACTCCATTCCCCTACGCTTTTCTGTGCAGTCGTGTAGGATATTGCCATGCATAAAAACAGAAGAGTATATAGTATTCTTTTCATAATTTATTCTGATAATGTAGATAAGAAAGCACTCAATTTCTTTACAGCTTCAGCCCGGTGGCTGATTGTATTCTTTATATCATTACCCATTTCAGCGAATGTTTCCGCATAGTTATCCGGCATAAAGATTGGATCGTATCCGAATCCGCTGGCTCCGCGCTTTTCCTTCGTTATCTGACCGTTGACGATGCCTTCGAACAGATACTCCTTGCCGTTCAGGATAAGTGCTATGACGGTACGGAAACGGGCTTTCCGGTTTTCTTTACCGTTCATTTCCAAAAGAAGTTTTTGCATGTTTGCTTCCGAATTGTGTCCCGGACCGGCATAACGTGCAGAATATACACCGGGAGCATTGTTTAGGGCTTCCACTTCAAGACCGGTATCGTCGGCAAAACAGTCATAACCGAATTTTTCTTTGATATAGCGGGCTTTCTGAAGAGCATTTCCTTCCAGGGTATCGGCTGTTTCCGGTATATCGTCATGGCAATCGATGGCAGCCAGGCTTACTATCTCTGTATGACCGGCTGTTATTTTTTGTACTTCATCCAACTTATGTTGGTTATTTGTAGCGAATACGAGTTTCATATGCGTGAATATCTAAATAAAAAAGCACTTCTGTACGAAATATATAACGTATGGAAGTGCTTTTAATTGTTTGAATAATATTTTAAGTTTTTATCTGGTCAAATCCTTCTCCGTAAACTCCACGGACAATACTTTGGGAAATAAAAGCCTGGTGGTCTATCTGTTTTACCAGACGGAAGATGGATACTGATTCCGATTTTTTAGCCAGTAGTACAACCACTTTGACCGGTTTACGGGAATAACCTCCTACACCGTCCAGTATGGTACATCCTCTGTCCAGGTCGTGAATGATCCGCTCGGCTATTTCATCATACTTCTGCGAGAAGATGAGGAACTGCACCGATTGGCGGTTTCCGTTCAGCACCATGTCGAGGACATAGTTACTGATGATCATTTCAACAAAACCAAAGACGATCTTATCCACGTTATGGAAGAGGAAAAAAGAGGAACTGATAATGAAGAAGTCACAAAATAACAGTGCGCGTCCGATAGATATATTCTTATATTTATTGACAATTGCTCCAATAATATCTGTTCCACCCGTACTTCCGTTCGCTGAAAATACCAATCCTAACCCAGCTCCGCAAAGGAGTGCACCGATCATGATCGCCATAAATGGCTGATCGTGTAATATGGGATTACCTTTCAGCAGCCATTCAAAGAATGACAGGGATGCGGAAAGTGAGAATACTCCAAAGATTGTTTTTATAAGGAATTTGAATCCCAAAATCTTCAGAGCGGCTAATAGTAAGACTACATTGATAACAAAGTATGAAACCGACACCGGTATTGCACCGCCGGTGGCAAAGAATATCAGTGCGCAGATACCGCTTACACCACCGGTGACAATTTCATTAGACAGGATAAAAGCGTTGAACCCGAAACCATATAGTATGGTTCCCAGGAAAATCGTCAGATAATCCTTTATAAAATAATAAATAGCATAAGATTTACTTGTTTTCATCAGATTACGATATTAACGATCTTACCTGGAACGACAATGATCTTTTTAGGAGTCTTGCCTTCCGTCCACTTAGCAGAGCTTTCATGACTAAGAGCGGCTTTTTCAACCTCTTCACGGGGCATGTCAGCCGGAAGCTCCATACTGAAACGGGCTTTTCCGTTGAATGAGATAGCGTAAGTAACTGAATTTTCTTTCAGGTACTCTTCGTTGTGCTGAGGCCATTGAGCATCGCAGACCGTAGTCGTATGACCACATTCATGCCATAACTCTTCTGCAGTATGAGGTGCGAACGGAGCCAACAGGATAACCAGTTGCTCTAGGATAGCACGCTTATTACATTTCAGGCTGCCTAATTCGTTAATACAGATCATGAAAGCACTGATAGAAGTATTGTAAGAGAAATGCTCGATATCGAATGTTACTTTCTTGATCAGTTTATGTAATGATTTTAATTCCTCAGCTGTAGGTTCAGCGTCTGTGATCTGCAAACTTTCAGTGTTACCATAGAACAAAGCCCACAGTTTCTTCAGGAAGCGATGAACACCGTCGATACCATTTGTATCCCAGGGTTTAGATTGTTCCAACGGGCCTAAGAACATTTCATACAGACGTAAAGTGTCTGCACCGTATTTGTCTACGATCATATCCGGATTTACTACGTTGAACATCGATTTAGACATCTTTTCAACAGCCCATCCGCAGATATATTTACCGTCTTCCAGTATAAATTCTGCATTATGATATTCCGGACGCCAGTTTTTGAAAGCTTCGATATCCAGTATATCATTGGATACGATGTTAACGTCTACGTGAATAGGAGTTACTTCATACTGGTCTTTCAGGTTCAGGGATACGAATGTATTTGTATCTTTGATACGGTACACGAAGTTTGAACGTCCCTGGATCATACCTTGGTTGATCAGCTTGCGGAACGGTTCGTCTTCGCAGATTGTTCCCATATCATACAGGAATTTATTCCAGAAGCGACTGTAAATGAGGTGACCGGTAGCATGTTCCGTTCCACCGATATACAGGTCTACATTACGCCAGTATTCATTCACTTGTTTATCTACTAGGCCTTCATTATTATGAGGATCCATGTAACGCAGATAATAAGCGGAAGAACCGGCAAAGCCAGGCATAGTACAAAGTTCCAGCGGGAAGATTGTTTTATTGTCTATTTTGGATGTTTCTACAACCTTTTTGTTTACAGAATCCCAAGCCCATTTAGTTGCATGTCCCAATGGAGGTTCGCCTGTGGCTGTCGGCAGGAATTTATCCACTTCCGGCAGTTGTAACGGTAATGCTTCGAATGGTAACATCTGAGGCATTCCGTCGGCATCGTAATAAACAGGGAACGGTTCTCCCCAATAACGTTGGCGACTGAAGATGGCATCGCGCAGACGATAGTTAATCTTTACACGTCCCAGTTGATGTTCGGATACATATTTTTTGGTAGCAGCGATTGCTTCTTTTACAGTCAAGCCGTTTAATGACAAGTCGCAATAAGGAGTTACATCCGGTCTCGGTGAATTGCAGACAATACCTTCTTTGGCATCGAAGCTTTCTTCGCTTATATCGCAGCCTTCGATCAACGGAATGATAGGCAGGTTGAAATGTTTTGCAAATGCATAGTCGCGACTATCGTGTGCCGGAACTGCCATGATAGCACCTGTTCCATAGCCGGCCAATACATAGTCGCTAATCCAAACGGGTACTGCATCACCCGTGAACGGATTGATAGCATACGAACCACTGAATACACCGGTTACAGAACGATCGGCAATACGTTCACGTTCCGTACGTTTCTTGGTACGATCCAGATAAGCATCTACTTCCTGCTTTTGTTCAGCTGTCGTCAACTGAGCAACCAGTTCGCTTTCGGGAGCCAATACCATGAAAGTTACACCGAACATAGTATCTGCACGGGTTGTAAAGATGGTAAATTCTATATCACTATCTTTCACTTTGAATTGGATTTCGGCACCTTCGCTACGACCTATCCAGTTACGCTGTGTTTCTTTCAGTGAATCCGTCCAGTCGATCGTATCCAGTCCGTCCAGCAAACGTTGTGCATAAGCAGATACACGCAAACACCATTGGCGCATCATTTTCTGTTCAACAGGGAAACCACCGCGTTCGGAAACACCGTTCACGACTTCATCGTTAGCCAGTACGGTTCCCAATTCGGAACACCAGTTAACCATTGTATCACCCAGGTAAGCGATACGGTAGTTCAGCAATATAGCTTGTTTTTCTTTATCGCTTTTAGATTTCCATTCTTCAGCGGTAAATTGCATTTCTTCACCACAAGCAACATTCAGGCCTTCCGTACCTACTGTTTCAAATGCTTCGACCAGACTTTCGATAGGTAATGCTTTCTTTTCGTCGTTACAGTAATAACTGTTGAACATTTTAATAAATGCCCATTGTGTCCAGTGATAATATTCCTTATCACATGTACGGATTTCACGGCTCCAGTCGTAGCTGAAACCTATTTTGTCCATTTGCTCGCGATAACGGGCAATGTTTTGTTTGGTTGTTACTTCGGGATGTTGTCCGGTTTGGATAGCATATTGTTCTGCAGGCAGACCGTAAGCATCATATCCCATTGGGTGTAATACGTTAAATCCCTGTAACCGTTTGAAACGGGAATAAATATCAGAAGCGATATAACCGAGCGGATGTCCAACATGTAGTCCTGCACCGGATGGGTAAGGGAACATATCCAACACGTAGTATTTGGGTTTATCTTTGTTTTCTTTCACTTTATAAACCCCGTTGGCAATCCAGTATTCTTGCCATTTTTTCTCGATTTCTCTGAAATTGTACTCCATAATATCTAATCGTTTTTTATCGTTTTCAGTTTAAAGCCACAAAGTTAGTCAATTTATTTTGTTTTACTTCACATAACCTATTTTCGGTCTGGAGTTACCAGGCTTTTCTTTATTTTTAGAGGCAAGTTCTGCCAGGGCAAGATAGATATCGTCAAAATGTTGCTCATAGTTTTCATGATCTTTACTGAGACTTTCAATGTCTTCCTGAAGAAATTTGACTTGCTGCTCCAGTTCTGATAGCTTCTTATTAGTAGACAGTTTATCACAATTTGAGATAAACTGTTTTCTCATTTGAACAAAGGCACGCATGATGTTAATATTTACTTCAATAGCAATGTCACTATTAAGTATTCCGGAAAGCATGGCAAGTCCGGGTTCAGAAAAAGCGTAAGGAAGTAGTCTCCTTCCACCTCTACCATTTTTTGGTATCACAAATTGTGATACCAAAGAAAATTCTTCTTCATTAAGTTGGAACATGAAATCTGGAGGAAAACGTTTTATATTACGTTTGACAGACTGATTAAGTATTCTGGTTTCTACTTGATAAAGTTCAGCTAAGTCAAAATCCAACATGACTTGTATACCTCTGATCTCATAAATCTTGTTTTGTATTACCTGTAAATTCATAGTTTATAAATTTTGGTGATTAATAAGTGGCTAAATGTATGAATAATATTTATTTGTCAGAAGATTTCGATATACTTATTTTAATGATCTATGCATTCTCACTCAAATAAAGTGGCAAGTGAAACTATTTTTCTCCTTTCTTTGTTATAAGAACATCTTTATTAATGAATTAAGTAAAAACGCCATTAATGCCCTTCAACCAAACCTCTGATAAGCGCAAACTAAGTTTAAACTAAAAAATGACGAGTATGAGAAGATGTACTTTTATTTTCTTTATTGCCTTGTTGACAATGTCGATAAGTGCTGCACCTATTGATGTAAAACAGGCAAAGAGCGTAGCCCTCAGTTTCCTGAAAAGTAATTCTCCGCAGACAAAAGCTTCGGAGTCGGGAGTAACACTGGTCTGGTCGGATGCCGGAGCGGCTACCAAATCAGCCGGTTCCGTACAGGATGCTACCTTTTACGTATTTAACCGTGAAGATGCCGACGGCTTTGTCGTTGTGGCCGGTGATGATGCCGTATATCCTATTCTAGGTTATGGTATGCAGCAACTGTTTGAAAAAGACTCCATGCCGTCCAACCTGCGTGGATGGTTTGAAAGTTACCAGCGTCAAATCAACTGGATACGTGAAAATAAACCGGAGATTTCGAAGGATGTCACAGCCGCTTGGAACGAAGTTCGTCAGGGCAAGATGCAGTTGAAATCGACCGGAACGTTGTTAACAACTGTCCTTTGGGATCAGATGACACCTTATAATAACTTGTGCCCGGTAGTAAACAGCCAGCGTACGCCGACCGGATGTGTTGCCACCTCGACGGCTATCGCCATGCAATATCATAAATGGCCGGACGTAGGACAGGGGAGTCATTCTTATACTTCGCAGACTTATAATCTGTCTCTTTCCGCTACTTTCGACACTCCATACCAGTGGGATAACATGCCTTCTACCTACACGGCAGGGCAATATACTACTAAGCAGGCCCAAAACGTAGCCACCCTGATGTACGATTGCGGTGTTTTCTCAGAAATGAATTATGCTCCCGGTAACAGCGGTGCCTTAACATTGACAGCAGCCCAGGGGCTTGTCAATTATATGAAATACGATAAATCTCTCCATGTCCTGCAACGCGATAATTATCAGAAAGACGAATGGGAAGCTATTATCAAAGGTGAACTGGATGATAACCGTCCTGTTATCTATGGTGGTGAGAATGATCAGAAAGAAGGTCATCAATTTATCATCGACGGTTACAACGATGCTGATTATTATCATGTGAACTGGGGATGGAGCGGACTGGCTAACGGGTATTACCTGTTATCTGTCCTCGAACCCGAAGTGCAGGGAACTGGTGGTAATAGCGGAGGTGGTTTCTCGCTTGGTCAGGATGCCATTATCAGTATGAAAAAGCCGGTGGAAGGTTCTACCTATCAGGATGTATTAGCCTTTTTCTATGGGGAAAATCAGGGAACAGTCTTTGCCGGCCTTGAAGCCACCACAGAAGATTTTGAGGAAAATCAGCTTTTCGGTGTTCAGTATGGTTATGTAGGCAATATGAGTATCCGTGATTTTTCAGGTAACCTGGTTGTCGCTCTTGTAGACAAAAACGGGAATACAAAAGAATTTATCTCCAGTGAAGAGCCTGTTACTATCCAGATCGAACGTGGAGTAGGACAGGAAGTTCCTTGTACGATCACAAAAACGATTGCTCCCGGTGACCGTATCCGTTTGTTATATAAAAGTAGCGATGGAAGTGAATGGAAATGGGTAAGAGGCAATAACAATACGACCGGTGAAATCGTGGTAGCTGCCGATCCTTCTACTTCAACGGAAAATATAACAGCCGAAACAGGTGTTTCCGTTTCTTATGACGTAGCCGGAACGGTTCAGATAACTGCCCCTATTGCAATTAAAGAAGTGGTCTTGTATGATATGAACGGACGATTGATGAAAAAACAATCAGCCGGTAATAATACTCAATTATCACTTTCTTATGATAGCTATCCGGCCGGAGTTTATGTATTGGAAGTTATGACTGTGGAAGGACGAAGTAGCCATAAACTGGTAAAGAAATAATTAGGTATTATAAATAAAAGCAGGCTGGATTATTTTATTAATTAATCCAGCCTGCTTTTATATTTATCTTCGATCATATCGTTGAAGCCAACGATATGGTTTTTACTTTTTCAGCAATGGCCAGTTCGGATCTTCAATATGTTCGCGTACCATGATCTCTTTCAGCTCGGCCACCTTTTCCGGATATTTATCCAACAGGTTGTATTTTTCCGAAGGATCGGCTGCTAAGTTATAAAGTTCATAATACGGTTTATCTCCACGGATATTCATGTGTACCAGTTTCCATGAACCCTGGCGTACAGCCTGACGGCCATTCATTTCCTGAAATTCGAAATACAGAAATTCATGTTCCTTCTGTCCTTTGCGGTTTTGCAACAGCGGCAGCATGCTTACGCCGTCCATTTCTTTCTGTTTTGCTTTCGGATGGATGATCTCTTCGAAAGTAGGCAATACATCCCAAAAAGAACACATGAAATTTGTTTCTGTTCCCGATTGTATATGTCCCGGCCAGGAGATGATCATCGGCACACGGATACCGCCTTCATACAGGTCACGTTTGTAACCACGGTAGATGCCATTGCTGTTGAAGAAATCAGGATCGGCGCCACCTTCCATGTGAGGGCCGTTATCGCTGGCGAATATAATGATCGTGTTATCGTATAATCCTTTGTCTTTCAGTTTCTGTACGATCTGTCCCACATATACGTCCAGGCGATAGATCATCGCTGCGAATGTAGCATGCGGATAAAGCTGTGTGCAGTAACCCCCTTTACGGAATCCCGGATTGCCCGGTTCTGTTCCTTTATAAGCTTTTTCCGGATACATACCACGGAACTTTTTGATGATGCTGTCTTCCGGCACGATCAGTTCGGCGTGAGGTAAAATAGTCGGATACCACATGAAGAACGGTTCGTCTTCTTTTAAATTATCCAGGTAATCGAGTGCTTTGGAGTGGATCAGGTCTTGTGAATAGGTTCCTTTTCCATATTCAACATCCAATACGTTATCTTTCAGTTCGACACGTTGATCGTTATCCCACAGATGGTCAGGATAATAGCTGTGAGCCAATAGCTGGCAGTTATATCCGAAGAATGTTTCGCAACCCTGGTTTTTAGGATCACCGGTAGTGCCAATGTAACCTAATCCCCATTTACCGAAGGCAGAAGTCTTGTATCCTGCATCCTGCATGACATGGAAGATAGTACGTGCATCGGCGGGCAATGGGAATTGTCCTTCCGGGTCTAATTCCTTGTTTCCACGGATGGGAGTATGTCCGCTGTGCGTACCTGTCAACAGGCAGGAGCGGGAAGGGGCACTGACAGTTGTTCCTGAGTAACACTGGGTGAAACGCATACCGTTTTGTGCCAGTTGGTCGATGTTGGGAGTGCTGAACTTTTCCTGTCCGTAACAACTCAAATCGCCGTATCCCAGGTCATCTGCCAGGATGAATACGACATTCGGTTTTTTGTCTTTGTTTTTCTGTGCATGCACAAAAGGGATGGCCGCAATCAGGCCGGAAGCGAGTAAAATAGTTTTTTTCATGAATCTAAGATGTTTCTTGTCAGACATGTTGGCAAAGTTATATTTTTTTTCTGAAATAAATAGAGAAGGGGACACGTTTCAAATATTACTTTGACGTATCCCCTCTGACTAGTAAACTCTATCGGTTTTGGCTATTTTTTTATCCCTTTGACTAAGGAAGCATTATTTACTAAATAATTACTTTAAACTGTTCATTATTAATACGAATTATGTAGAATCCTTCCGGTAGTGGGATGGTTACCGTTTCGTCTGTTATAACAGGTTGCTTCTTTTGCAGTTTGCCCTCAACCGTATAGATGTACAGTTGTCCGGTGGTTGCAGATATAATATGCAGACATCCTCCCTCCGTCCATACTTTCGATTGGTCGGTTTTAATCGTTTCATTAGCTACCGGGTCGGGGTTCTTAACGATATTATCTATATAGATTTCAACCGGCTGGCGAATGTATTTTATTATATATGCTCCGTCGCTATTTCGGGGAGTGATGGTTTCACCGCGATCGGTGGTTACAACAGGTTCGGACAGATCATATTCTTTATCAAGCGTAAGATAGAAACGGAAACTACTCCATGCCTCCACTTCATAAATACCGGCTATCGGATCGGTTGTTGCACCTTCCACTTGTGGTAATGTAACCGAATGGAAAACCGTGGGCGTAGGATCTGGATCAGGTATTACAGGGTCGGGATCGGGTGGAGTCGGTTTGACATCGAAAGAGGCACTGATTTTAACATCACCAGTTACAGTATAAGTATCGCCGGATTTAAAAGGGTTATCGTTTACATTGAGACTGGTCAGTTCATACCCATCGTTAGGTGTTGCGGAAATGATTAATTCGGTTCCTCCGGCAACAGGTGCACCGGATTGTATGAAATTTTCGGTAGAAGAGGATACAGTTATCGTACCGTTCTGTGGCGTATCATACTTGACGGTAAAAGTAAGAAAGTCGGACTTCGGAATGTTCGGTTGTACTGGTTTACCTGCAGAATTTTCACCAAATACTTTTAATATTGGCAGATTTATACCGTCAGGGTCGAACGACCAGACATCCGTGTCGTCCCATCCGTCAAAGGCGTTTCCGTTACCTTGTGTGAAATTAGTGGAAGTAAGGTCGTCACCGTCTTTGCCGGAGGCTTCATCCGTCCAATCTCCGGGGATAAGAGGACTGGCAAAATTCGAGGTGAGCGTACCCTGTTTATCTGCTGTTATGCGACCCAAGGATACTTCGGGAGAGGCTTTCAGAGAAAGTTTGTCTTTAGCAATTTCGCTTATTCCCTCTATGTTTAGTGCAACGCAATGGGTTATACTTCCAGCATCACTCCGGTTTAGGCCGGCGATACCTCCTGCTGCGTAATTTGAACTTATTTTGCCTGTAGCATAACAGTTTTGGATGGATGTTCCTTGGTAACTGCTATATTTGAGACCCACTCCGACAATCCCTCCGGCAAAAGAGTCTTCCTCTTCTTCGCTTTCTGCTACTACATTTGCCGTCGAAGAACAATTTTTGATGATTTCTGATCCAGCATATGCGGCAATTCCTCCGGCATAATTTCCCGTTATATTTCCGGATGTATAGCATTCTTCAATAGAGCCAAAACCTATATAGCCAGCTATGCCACCAACTACGGGAGCAGTAATGTCACCTGAACTCCAGCATTTTGATATAGTAAAAAGAGAAGTGGTATATTCATATCCGACAATTCCTCCGGCAGCCTCTGAAGCAGTAACAGAAGCCCAATTATAACATTCTGTAACTTTTCCTCCATATTTATTGTGTCCTACGATACCCCCAGCCTGACCTTCAGTTTCTTTTGTAGAGATAACACCTTTGACCCAGCACTTTTCTATAGTCCCTTCTGAAAAATCTCCTACAATGCCTCCGGCATAAGCACCTGCAGATATATTTACACAGGCGGTACATTGGGATATTGTACTGGCTTTAGACTCAAGACCAACAGGTGATAAATCGCTTGTACCGGTAATTCCTCCGGCATAACTGTTAGGAGAAGCATCCTTTCGTTCATCGACTGCCATAACAGAACCCGAATAGTGGCAGTTTGTGAAAGATGAATGTGCATTGATTCCGGTAATACCTCCAACCATAAGGCCTGATCCACCTGTAAGAGTAGCTTTCACGTTCACAGAACTACGGCAATCAGTTATGTAGCTAGTTATTATGTGTCCGATCAAGCCACCTACGGTTAGTTGGCTAGAGAGTTTACTGTCTGCTTCGCTTGTTATATCTCCTCCTTTTACACTGCAATTTGTTATTGGGCTATCCTTAACATAACCAGCTAGTGCTCCGACATATCCTACACTAGTTGTATGCAGCCCTGCTTCTGCGATTTCAATATGCAAATTCTGTACGGAACCGTTCTCTATGTATCCGAATAAACCTGCATAATTAATATCATCAGATTCAGTTATATTAGCCAGGTTGCTTATCGTTTTATTATTGCCATCAAAATAGCCTTTGAATGGAACATCGGCACTGCAACCTATCAGTAACCACTTTTTATTATTCAAATCTATATCCTCTGTTAGCTGGAAATACAGGTCTTGAAAGTTTGTATATTCACTTATTTTATCTCCGTTTGTCAACTCTAGTTCCTTTCCGCCGGCATTTGTTTGTTGCGCTAGATAAGCCAGTTCTCCAGCCGTAGCTATTAGAATAGGTTGATTGACATCCAGCC
This is a stretch of genomic DNA from Parabacteroides chongii. It encodes these proteins:
- a CDS encoding arylsulfatase, which translates into the protein MKKTILLASGLIAAIPFVHAQKNKDKKPNVVFILADDLGYGDLSCYGQEKFSTPNIDQLAQNGMRFTQCYSGTTVSAPSRSCLLTGTHSGHTPIRGNKELDPEGQFPLPADARTIFHVMQDAGYKTSAFGKWGLGYIGTTGDPKNQGCETFFGYNCQLLAHSYYPDHLWDNDQRVELKDNVLDVEYGKGTYSQDLIHSKALDYLDNLKEDEPFFMWYPTILPHAELIVPEDSIIKKFRGMYPEKAYKGTEPGNPGFRKGGYCTQLYPHATFAAMIYRLDVYVGQIVQKLKDKGLYDNTIIIFASDNGPHMEGGADPDFFNSNGIYRGYKRDLYEGGIRVPMIISWPGHIQSGTETNFMCSFWDVLPTFEEIIHPKAKQKEMDGVSMLPLLQNRKGQKEHEFLYFEFQEMNGRQAVRQGSWKLVHMNIRGDKPYYELYNLAADPSEKYNLLDKYPEKVAELKEIMVREHIEDPNWPLLKK
- a CDS encoding T9SS type A sorting domain-containing protein; the encoded protein is MNMEINNSLHLSIKRLPIFVFFCLICGLVHAENTPWDGVAAKAIANEEGGNGLDVNQPILIATAGELAYLAQQTNAGGKELELTNGDKISEYTNFQDLYFQLTEDIDLNNKKWLLIGCSADVPFKGYFDGNNKTISNLANITESDDINYAGLFGYIENGSVQNLHIEIAEAGLHTTSVGYVGALAGYVKDSPITNCSVKGGDITSEADSKLSSQLTVGGLIGHIITSYITDCRSSVNVKATLTGGSGLMVGGITGINAHSSFTNCHYSGSVMAVDERKDASPNSYAGGITGTSDLSPVGLESKASTISQCTACVNISAGAYAGGIVGDFSEGTIEKCWVKGVISTKETEGQAGGIVGHNKYGGKVTECYNWASVTASEAAGGIVGYEYTTSLFTISKCWSSGDITAPVVGGIAGYIGFGSIEECYTSGNITGNYAGGIAAYAGSEIIKNCSSTANVVAESEEEEDSFAGGIVGVGLKYSSYQGTSIQNCYATGKISSNYAAGGIAGLNRSDAGSITHCVALNIEGISEIAKDKLSLKASPEVSLGRITADKQGTLTSNFASPLIPGDWTDEASGKDGDDLTSTNFTQGNGNAFDGWDDTDVWSFDPDGINLPILKVFGENSAGKPVQPNIPKSDFLTFTVKYDTPQNGTITVSSSTENFIQSGAPVAGGTELIISATPNDGYELTSLNVNDNPFKSGDTYTVTGDVKISASFDVKPTPPDPDPVIPDPDPTPTVFHSVTLPQVEGATTDPIAGIYEVEAWSSFRFYLTLDKEYDLSEPVVTTDRGETITPRNSDGAYIIKYIRQPVEIYIDNIVKNPDPVANETIKTDQSKVWTEGGCLHIISATTGQLYIYTVEGKLQKKQPVITDETVTIPLPEGFYIIRINNEQFKVII